Proteins found in one Hevea brasiliensis isolate MT/VB/25A 57/8 chromosome 18, ASM3005281v1, whole genome shotgun sequence genomic segment:
- the LOC110654812 gene encoding L-aspartate oxidase 2-a, chloroplastic isoform X1, with amino-acid sequence MTSIAAFSANLHYRLNKCRVHSCTQPAQVSGAAFNGGLQKELSWSYGVSKMLQIQRFNIYRSTIGEYWKSFGTITVSVSSCLRDGSTKYFDFVVIGSGVAGLRYALEVAKHGTVAVITKAEPHESNTNYAQGGVSAVLCPLDSVESHMQDTIVAGAYLCDEETVRVVCTEGPDRIRELIAMGAMFDHGEDGNLHLAREGGHSHHRIVHAADMTGREIERALLEAVVNDPSISMFEHHFAIDLLTSQDGPDTVCHGVDTMNTETQEVIRFISKVTLLASGGAGHIYPSTTNPPVATGDGIAMAHRAQAVVSNMEFVQFHPTALADEGLPVKPNKARENAFLITEAVRGDGGILYNLSMERFMPMYDERVELAPRDVVARSIDDQLKKRNEKYVLLDISHKPREKILSHFPNIATECLQYGLDITHQPIPVVPAAHYMCGGVRAGLQGETNVRGLYVAGEVACTGLHGANRLASNSLLEALVFARRAVQPSIDHMKCSGLDLSASSCWARPVVPNSLGSDVIDNILKTTVKVRKELQSIMWKYVGIVRSTTRLETAVGKISELESQWEEHLFEQGWEQTMVGLEACEMRNLFCCAKLVASSALARHESRGLHYTIDFPHVEESKRLPTIIFPSPINRTWSSRQLHKLAIC; translated from the exons ATGACAAGTATAGCTGCCTTCAGTGCCAACCTGCACTACAGGTTAAACAAATGCAGGGTACACAGTTGCACACAACCCGCCCAGGTGTCTGGTGCGGCATTCAATGGAGGCTTGCAGAAAGAACTTTCATG GTCATATGGAGTATCCAAGATGTTGCAAATTCAAAGATTTAACATTTACCGGTCTACCATTGGTGAATACTGGAAATCTTTTGGAACGATAACAGTTAGTGTATCATCTTGCCTAAGAGATGGTTCCACCAAGTATTTTGATTTTGTCGTTATTGGAAGTGGAGTTGCTGGACTTCGCTATGCTCTTGAAGTTGCAAAACATGGAACTGTTGCTGTGATAACCAAGGCTGAGCCTCATGAGAGCAATACAAACTATGCCCAAGGTGGCGTTAGTGCTGTGTTGTGTCCTTTGGACTCTGTGGAGAGTCACATGCAGGATACCATTGTAGCAGGGGCTTATCTATGCGATGAGGAAACTGTTAGA GTTGTTTGTACTGAAGGACCTGACAGAATCAGGGAATTGATAGCTATGGGTGCAATGTTTGATCATGGTGAGGACGGAAACCTGCACCTAGCAAGGGAAGGGGGTCACTCTCACCATAGAATTGTTCATGCTGCCGATATGACTGGGAGGGAGATTGAGCGAGCGCTGCTGGAGGCAGTTGTTAATGATCCTAGTATATCCATGTTTGAACACCACTTTGCAATAGATTTACTGACTTCTCAG GATGGTCCTGACACAGTTTGCCATGGCGTTGACacaatgaatactgaaacacaaGAG GTTATTCGTTTCATTTCAAAGGTGACTTTACTTGCATCAGGTGGGGCTGGGCATATCTATCCATCTACCACAAATCCTCCG GTGGCCACTGGAGATGGCATTGCAATGGCTCACAGAGCTCAAGCTGTGGTGTCAAACATGGA ATTTGTGCAGTTCCATCCAACTGCCTTAGCTGATGAAGGCCTTCCTGTCAAACCAAACAAAGCTCGAGAAAATGCATTTCTTATCACTGAAGCCGTCAGGGGTGATGGGGGTATCCTCTATAATTTAAGCATGGAAAGGTTTATGCCCATGTATGATGAGAGGGTTGAGTTAGCTCCTAGGGATGTGGTGGCAAGAAGTATAGATGACCAGCTTAAAAAGCGTAATGAGAAGTATGTGCTACTTGATATAAGCCACAAGCCCAGAGAAAAAATACTCTCCCACTTTCCCAACATAGCTACTGAGTGTCTTCAGTATGGCCTGGATATAACTCATCAGCCAATTCCAGTGGTTCCTGCTGCACATTACATGTGTGGTGGAGTCCGTGCTGGGCTTCAGGGGGAGACAAATGTGCGGGGCCTCTATGTAGCAGGTGAGGTTGCATGCACTGGTTTGCATGGAGCAAACAGACTTGCTAGTAATTCATTGCTTGAAGCACTGGTTTTTGCAAGAAGAGCTGTCCAGCCTTCAATTGATCACATGAAGTGCTCTGGGCTTGATCTCAGTGCTTCAAGTTGTTGGGCACGACCAGTTGTGCCCAATTCACTTGGAAGTGATGTAATAGACAACATATTGAAGACAACAGTGAAAGTAAGGAAAGAACTGCAATCAATCATGTGGAAATATGTGGGAATTGTTCGCTCAACAACTAGACTAGAAACTGCTGTGGGAAAAATCAGTGAACTGGAGTCTCAGTGGGAAGAGCACTTATTTGAGCAAGGATGGGAGCAAACAATGGTAGGGCTTGAGGCTTGTGAAATGAGGAATCTCTTTTGTTGTGCAAAGCTGGTGGCGAGCAGTGCCCTGGCTAGGCATGAAAGCCGCGGTCTTCACTATACAATTGATTTCCCGCATGTGGAGGAAAGTAAGAGGTTGCCAACAATTATTTTCCCTTC
- the LOC110654812 gene encoding L-aspartate oxidase 2-a, chloroplastic isoform X2, translated as MLQIQRFNIYRSTIGEYWKSFGTITVSVSSCLRDGSTKYFDFVVIGSGVAGLRYALEVAKHGTVAVITKAEPHESNTNYAQGGVSAVLCPLDSVESHMQDTIVAGAYLCDEETVRVVCTEGPDRIRELIAMGAMFDHGEDGNLHLAREGGHSHHRIVHAADMTGREIERALLEAVVNDPSISMFEHHFAIDLLTSQDGPDTVCHGVDTMNTETQEVIRFISKVTLLASGGAGHIYPSTTNPPVATGDGIAMAHRAQAVVSNMEFVQFHPTALADEGLPVKPNKARENAFLITEAVRGDGGILYNLSMERFMPMYDERVELAPRDVVARSIDDQLKKRNEKYVLLDISHKPREKILSHFPNIATECLQYGLDITHQPIPVVPAAHYMCGGVRAGLQGETNVRGLYVAGEVACTGLHGANRLASNSLLEALVFARRAVQPSIDHMKCSGLDLSASSCWARPVVPNSLGSDVIDNILKTTVKVRKELQSIMWKYVGIVRSTTRLETAVGKISELESQWEEHLFEQGWEQTMVGLEACEMRNLFCCAKLVASSALARHESRGLHYTIDFPHVEESKRLPTIIFPSPINRTWSSRQLHKLAIC; from the exons ATGTTGCAAATTCAAAGATTTAACATTTACCGGTCTACCATTGGTGAATACTGGAAATCTTTTGGAACGATAACAGTTAGTGTATCATCTTGCCTAAGAGATGGTTCCACCAAGTATTTTGATTTTGTCGTTATTGGAAGTGGAGTTGCTGGACTTCGCTATGCTCTTGAAGTTGCAAAACATGGAACTGTTGCTGTGATAACCAAGGCTGAGCCTCATGAGAGCAATACAAACTATGCCCAAGGTGGCGTTAGTGCTGTGTTGTGTCCTTTGGACTCTGTGGAGAGTCACATGCAGGATACCATTGTAGCAGGGGCTTATCTATGCGATGAGGAAACTGTTAGA GTTGTTTGTACTGAAGGACCTGACAGAATCAGGGAATTGATAGCTATGGGTGCAATGTTTGATCATGGTGAGGACGGAAACCTGCACCTAGCAAGGGAAGGGGGTCACTCTCACCATAGAATTGTTCATGCTGCCGATATGACTGGGAGGGAGATTGAGCGAGCGCTGCTGGAGGCAGTTGTTAATGATCCTAGTATATCCATGTTTGAACACCACTTTGCAATAGATTTACTGACTTCTCAG GATGGTCCTGACACAGTTTGCCATGGCGTTGACacaatgaatactgaaacacaaGAG GTTATTCGTTTCATTTCAAAGGTGACTTTACTTGCATCAGGTGGGGCTGGGCATATCTATCCATCTACCACAAATCCTCCG GTGGCCACTGGAGATGGCATTGCAATGGCTCACAGAGCTCAAGCTGTGGTGTCAAACATGGA ATTTGTGCAGTTCCATCCAACTGCCTTAGCTGATGAAGGCCTTCCTGTCAAACCAAACAAAGCTCGAGAAAATGCATTTCTTATCACTGAAGCCGTCAGGGGTGATGGGGGTATCCTCTATAATTTAAGCATGGAAAGGTTTATGCCCATGTATGATGAGAGGGTTGAGTTAGCTCCTAGGGATGTGGTGGCAAGAAGTATAGATGACCAGCTTAAAAAGCGTAATGAGAAGTATGTGCTACTTGATATAAGCCACAAGCCCAGAGAAAAAATACTCTCCCACTTTCCCAACATAGCTACTGAGTGTCTTCAGTATGGCCTGGATATAACTCATCAGCCAATTCCAGTGGTTCCTGCTGCACATTACATGTGTGGTGGAGTCCGTGCTGGGCTTCAGGGGGAGACAAATGTGCGGGGCCTCTATGTAGCAGGTGAGGTTGCATGCACTGGTTTGCATGGAGCAAACAGACTTGCTAGTAATTCATTGCTTGAAGCACTGGTTTTTGCAAGAAGAGCTGTCCAGCCTTCAATTGATCACATGAAGTGCTCTGGGCTTGATCTCAGTGCTTCAAGTTGTTGGGCACGACCAGTTGTGCCCAATTCACTTGGAAGTGATGTAATAGACAACATATTGAAGACAACAGTGAAAGTAAGGAAAGAACTGCAATCAATCATGTGGAAATATGTGGGAATTGTTCGCTCAACAACTAGACTAGAAACTGCTGTGGGAAAAATCAGTGAACTGGAGTCTCAGTGGGAAGAGCACTTATTTGAGCAAGGATGGGAGCAAACAATGGTAGGGCTTGAGGCTTGTGAAATGAGGAATCTCTTTTGTTGTGCAAAGCTGGTGGCGAGCAGTGCCCTGGCTAGGCATGAAAGCCGCGGTCTTCACTATACAATTGATTTCCCGCATGTGGAGGAAAGTAAGAGGTTGCCAACAATTATTTTCCCTTC
- the LOC110643381 gene encoding uncharacterized protein LOC110643381, which yields MGNIMNKEEPPPPMVLVPPLFDFPPLAARTRMLESSYNMLFGKLALKCLFEDYYEEARHFTTRIMLKPIDDPHVDLIATVSGPLDHKPDEKITGNALFRWQSDVDDPHTFMDLFVSNLDPILQMRSCAYYPRYGFGAFGIFPLLLRKRIASEDYGVMGLRYGSGNLSFGATLMPFAVKDELPKSAWLVSKFGRLTVGVQYEALNGSKAGAKYKNLTNWSAAIGYGVGSGSPLSPSFNFCLELANSSQFIASFYQHAVVQRRVKNPFEENEIVGITNYIDFGFELQTRVDDANTSKNIPESTFQVAASWQANKNFLLKGKLGPLSSSLTLAFKSWWKPSFTFNISATRDRIIGKTAYGFGIRVENLREASYQRADPNFVMLTPNKEHLAEGILWKSGKQPMLQSDVNAGNFDGLPRELRPLGKML from the exons ATGGGCAACATTATGAACAAGGAGGAGCCACCACCGCCCATGGTGCTCGTTCCTCCTCTCTTCGATTTTCCGCCTCTTGCTGCTCGCACCAG GATGTTGGAATCGTCATATAACATGTTATTTGGGAAACTTGCTTTGAAATGCCTTTTTGAGGATTATTATGAAGAAGCGAGGCATTTTACTACCAGAATTATGTTGAAGCCAATTGATGATCCTCATGTAGATTTGATTGCTaca GTGTCAGGTCCATTAGATCATAAGCCCGATGAGAAAATTACAGGAAATGCATTATTTCGGTGGCAAAG CGATGTGGACGACCCTCATACATTCATGGACCTTTTTGTCTCAAACTTGGATCC TATTCTGCAAATGCGCTCATGTGCTTACTACCCTAGATATGGTTTTGGAGCGTTTGGTATTTTTCCACTCCTATTGAGAAAAAG AATAGCTTCGGAAGATTATGGTGTCATGGGACTGAGGTATGGCTCAGGAAATTTATCCTTTGGAGCCACACTCATGCCTTTTGCTG TGAAAGATGAGTTGCCTAAGAGTGCATGGCTTGTAAGCAAGTTTGGAAGGCTGACTGTTGGAGTACAGTATGAGGCACTAA ATGGAAGCAAAGCTGGTGCTAAATATAAGAATTTAACGAATTGGAGTGCTGCAATTGGCTATGGAGTAGGATCAGGAAGCCCCCTGAGTCCTTCTTTCAATTTTTGCCTTGAACTTGCAAATAGTTCTCAG TTCATTGCTTCATTTTACCAACATGCAGTGGTCCAAAGACGG GTCAAGAATCCGTTTGAAGAAAATGAAATAGTTGGAATTACAAATTATATTGACTTTGGGTTTGAGTTGCAGACAAG GGTTGATGATGCCAACACATCAAAGAATATCCCAGAATCCACCTTTCAAGTTGCTGCATCCTGGCAGGCCAATAAAAATTTCTTATTGAAG GGAAAGCTGGGACCTCTCAGCTCATCATTGACATTAGCATTCAAGTCATGGTGGAAACCATCATTTACTTTCAATATTTCAG CTACCAGAGACCGCATTATTGGAAAGACAGCATATGGATTTGGCATCCGCGTAGAGAATCTTAGAGAAGCCAG TTATCAAAGAGCTGACCCAAATTTCGTGATGTTGACACCAAACAAGGAGCACCTGGCAGAGGGCATCCTTTGGAAAAGTGGAAAGCAACCGATGCTACAATCTGATGTAAATGCGGGAAATTTTGATGGTTTGCCAAGAGAATTAAGACCACTGGGAAAGATGTTGTAA